The segment GGGTATCAATATTGGCAAGAACTTCGACACCCCCGTCGAGCGTGCGGTGGACGACTACCTGATCTGCCTGGACAAGGTCTACAGCGCGGCCAGCTATGTCACGGTCAATGTCAGCTCTCCAAACACACCGGGGCTGCGCAGCCTGCAGTTCGGGGATTCGCTCAAGCAATTGCTCGATGCCTTGGCAGAGCGGCGGACGCAGCTGAGCGTGCGCCATGGCCGGCACGTTCCCTTGGCCATCAAGATTGCCCCTGACATGAGCGATGAAGAAACGGCACTGGTAGCCGCTGCGCTTGTGGAGTCAGGCATGGACGCGGTCATCGCGACCAATACCACGCTCGGGCGTGAGGGCGTGGAGGCGCTGCCCTATGGCGGCGAAGCGGGCGGACTCTCAGGTGCGCCAGTGCGCCAGAAAAGCACGCGTATCGTCCAGGTATTGGCCGGTGAAATGGGCGGCAAGCTGCCGATTATCGCAGCTGGGGGCATCACGGAAGGAAAGCATGCGGCAGAAAAAATCGCCGCAGGTGCGAGCCTAGTGCAGATTT is part of the Pseudomonas parafulva genome and harbors:
- a CDS encoding quinone-dependent dihydroorotate dehydrogenase is translated as MYNLARQLLFKLSPETSHDLSLDLIGAGGRLGVNGKLCKRPASLPVKVMGLDFANPVGLAAGLDKNGTAIDGFAQLGFGFVEIGTVTPRPQPGNPKPRLFRLPEATAIINRMGFNNLGVDHLLGRVRAARYTGVLGINIGKNFDTPVERAVDDYLICLDKVYSAASYVTVNVSSPNTPGLRSLQFGDSLKQLLDALAERRTQLSVRHGRHVPLAIKIAPDMSDEETALVAAALVESGMDAVIATNTTLGREGVEALPYGGEAGGLSGAPVRQKSTRIVQVLAGEMGGKLPIIAAGGITEGKHAAEKIAAGASLVQIYSGFIYKGPALIREAVDAIAAMPKR